In the Nymphalis io chromosome 2, ilAglIoxx1.1, whole genome shotgun sequence genome, one interval contains:
- the LOC126773227 gene encoding transport and Golgi organization protein 11, with translation MQYPSDESYTRLISHNMTVPQRIKATGDIGDEDSAPNGLVTGWDYANEKFDMKVPERILVVGQDQHIGTKATPREIQLDNAVLPNDPGMVRVSTPPRVITLDQHYFPSADDYPIDVPNSPPKNVRTIHAVGGRVQAVTPIPDHFNESTMTESRLVLRDPTPPMGNGEGLSTSEELVHLRRQIVKLNRRVMSIEAEQLQRQQKEKIAYAISIAYLLFKVIAWLNRS, from the exons ATGCAATATCCCTCTGACGAATCTTACACTCGGCTCATAAGCCATAATATGACAGTCCCACAAAGAATAAAg gCAACGGGAGATATTGGCGATGAAGATAGTGCTCCAAATGGATTGGTTACTGGATGGGATTATGCCAATgagaaatttgatatgaaagtACCAGAGAGAATACTTGTTGTTGGCCAGGACCAACatatag GAACAAAAGCTACACCCCGAGAGATTCAATTGGACAATGCAGTTTTGCCGAATGATCCTGGCATGGTTCGCGTGAGCACACCACCTCGCGTTATCACTCTTGATCAACATTACTTTCCATCAGCTGATGATTATCCTATTGATGTGCCAAACTCTCCACCAAAAAATGTTCGAACTATACATGCTGTAGGCGGTAGAGTACAAGCTGTAACACCAATTCCTGACCATTTTAATGAATCAACCATGACTGAATCACGTCTCGTGCTAAG AGATCCAACACCACCAATGGGCAATGGCGAAGGGCTTTCCACTTCAGAGGAACTAGTACATTTACGAAGACAAATCGTCAAATTAAATCGACGTGTAATGTCTATTGAAGCTGAACAATTGCAGCGACAACAGAAAGAAAAAATTGCTTATGCAATAAGTATTGCTTACTTATTGTTTAAAGTAATTGCTTGGTTAAATAGGTCTTAA